A DNA window from Zingiber officinale cultivar Zhangliang chromosome 3A, Zo_v1.1, whole genome shotgun sequence contains the following coding sequences:
- the LOC122051185 gene encoding uncharacterized protein LOC122051185 isoform X2, translating to MEGWDGVCKWKQAKFDPKKPEKFYAYASGKFSIIKSTIDAEIHACMEALSAMKIHYLDKQVITLRTDCHAIIKFFNKSVSNKPSRVRWIAFTDYITSTGVDIKFEHIEGINNELADALSRLQ from the exons ATGGAGGGATGGGACGGAGTCTGTAAATGGAAGCAGGCAAAATTTGATCCTAAGAAGCCAGAAAAATTTTACGCTTACGCTAGTggaaaattttctataattaaGTCCACTATTGATGCAGAAATCCACGCCTGTATGGAAGCCTTGTCAGCCATGAAGAttcattatttagataaacaggTGATTACTTTGAGAACAGATTGCCATGCTATTATTAAGTTCTTCAACAAGTCTGTAAGCAACAAGCCTTCCCGTGTCAGATGGATAGCCTTCACAGACTATATTACTAGTACAGGAGTTGACATAAAGTTTGAACATATTGAAGGCATCAATAATGAGCTGGCCGACGCATTATCAAG GCTTCAATAA
- the LOC122051185 gene encoding uncharacterized protein LOC122051185 isoform X1, with protein sequence MVNQSTKENALSSTSAISRYNPPQEPLMGQVNYPPAQVNARVEPIEALVVINGRFKPRGYNHQPWTLPSAQTNDGAILILPDDIGQYSEVISKWESITNNLVNQKTWLDNSQKVQFFENLLAENEKKMWIQWRMAYAAEYETLIQMAGETQNILSAIRRSFLLEDSYQSSIVEQDQTYIDIKRLTCNSMKDIFNYLNDYKVLAAKSGRMFISPELSDKLFRKMPPIIGNEIEIAFKAKYPVNQVGVIPRIHFTYQYFVEICKKAAIQKSVKDLAFCSKIPIPGYYNKQKKFGLRKAKTYKGKPHDSHVRVFEKKKADQQKKCKCFICGEPGHFARDCKKQTGNIARAAILDQLDLPSDYDILSVDLNEADSDAICSFSEGEMGPNYVNLILDDTSWMQETIFMLGAENCGWRS encoded by the coding sequence ATGGTGAATCAGTCAACAAAAGAAAATGCACTATCCAGTACCAGTGCAATTTCCAGGTATAACCCTCCCCAAGAACCTTTAATGGGTCAAGTAAATTACCCTCCTGCGCAGGTAAATGCAAGGGTAGAGCCAATAGAAGCACTTGTTGTAATAAATGGAAGGTTCAAACCACGAGGATATAATCATCAACCTTGGACATTACCGTCAGCACAAACAAATGATGGAGCAATTCTGATTTTACCAGATGATATTGGGCAATATTCTGAAGTAATTTCAAAATGGGAATCAATCACAAACAACCTGGTAAATCAAAAAACTTGGCTGGACAACTCACAAAAGGTACAATTTTTTGAAAACCTTTTAGCGGAGAATGAAAAGAAAATGTGGATTCAGTGGCGTATGGCATACGCTGCAGAATATGAGACCCTTATACAAATGGCCGGAGAAACACAGAACATTTTATCTGCAATTAGAAGATCCTTTTTATTAGAGGATTCATATCAAAGTTCCATAGTGGAACAAGATCAGACTTATATAGATATTAAACGATTGACATGCAATAGTATGAAAGATATTTTTAATTACTTGAATGATTATAAAGTATTGGCAGCAAAGTCAGGACGAATGTTTATAAGTCCAGAGTTATCAGACAAGCTATTCAGGAAGATGCCACCTATCATTGGGAATGAAATTGAAATTGCTTTTAAGGCAAAATACCCTGTTAATCAGGTTGGTGTCATTCCAAGAATACATTTCACTTATCAGTATTTTGTTGAAATTTGTAAAAAGGCTGCTATACAGAAGAGTGTTAAAGATCTAGCCTTCTGCAGTAAAATACCTATACCAGGGTATTATAATAAACAGAAGAAATTTGGTCTACGGAAAGCTAAAACATATAAAGGTAAACCGCATGACTCCCATGTACGGGTGTTCGAAAAGAAGAAGGCAGATCAGCAGAAGAAGTGCAAATGTTTTATTTGCGGAGAACCAGGGCATTTTGCTCGAGATTGCAAGAAGCAGACAGGCAATATAGCACGGGCAGCTATATTAGATCAGTTGGATTTACCTTCAGATTATGATATTCTTTCAGTTGATCTTAATGAAGCTGACTCTGATGCTATTTGTTCTTTTTCAGAAGGAGAAATGGGTCCAAATTATGTTAATTTAATTCTGGATGATACATCCTGGATGCAGGAAACTATTTTTATGCTGGGAGCTGAAAATTGCGGCTGGAGAAGCTAA